In one window of Ruminococcus albus AD2013 DNA:
- a CDS encoding ABC transporter permease, with product MFKEQIENFKRYRFLLKELVKKGIKLKYRRSYLGILWTLLEPVLTTCVLSLVFGKFFQKGDKSFPVYILTGRLLYTCFSTGTKNAMKSIRQHAGMIKKVYVPKYIYPLSGVLFNFVIFSISLIVLVGAMFVFNVKPTLWIFTAIVPLAMLFLLTFGAGMILSTMSVFFRDLEYLWDVALMLIMYTCAIFYVPEKINANQWIFKLNPLYAIIKDFRAAIYGENMFASPAWVIMPAAVSVLSVIVGVLMFKKHQDNFILHI from the coding sequence ATGTTTAAGGAACAGATAGAAAACTTCAAACGATACCGATTTTTGCTGAAAGAGTTAGTAAAAAAAGGCATCAAGCTAAAATACCGCCGTTCATATCTCGGTATTTTATGGACTCTGCTGGAACCTGTGCTGACGACTTGTGTGCTTTCACTGGTATTCGGCAAATTTTTCCAGAAAGGCGATAAGAGCTTTCCCGTGTACATACTGACAGGCAGACTGCTTTACACCTGCTTTTCAACGGGAACCAAAAACGCTATGAAGTCCATACGGCAGCACGCGGGCATGATAAAAAAAGTATATGTGCCAAAGTACATATATCCGCTATCGGGCGTGCTTTTCAATTTTGTGATATTTTCGATATCGCTGATAGTGCTTGTGGGGGCTATGTTCGTTTTCAACGTGAAGCCTACATTGTGGATATTCACAGCGATCGTACCGCTTGCAATGCTTTTCCTGCTGACATTCGGGGCAGGAATGATACTTTCAACAATGTCAGTATTCTTCCGTGACCTGGAGTATCTCTGGGACGTTGCGCTGATGCTTATAATGTACACCTGCGCGATATTCTATGTACCTGAAAAGATCAATGCTAATCAGTGGATATTCAAGCTGAATCCGCTGTATGCGATAATCAAGGATTTCAGAGCCGCAATATACGGCGAGAATATGTTCGCTTCTCCCGCATGGGTGATAATGCCTGCGGCGGTAAGTGTGCTTTCCGTCATAGTCGGCGTACTGATGTTCAAGAAACATCAGGATAATTTTATTCTTCATATATAA
- a CDS encoding RNA-splicing ligase RtcB, whose product MFELNGKYGTAKVFTDICDETAVSQIIELMNQPMSEGQRVRIMPDVHAGAGCTVGTTMTITDKAVPNLVGVDIGCGMETVKLKEKHIEVQQLDKLIYREIPSGFDIRKKPHRFNNKIDLTELYCYDHIDHDKAIHSLGSLGGGNHFIEADKGSDGGVYIVIHSGSRHLGLEVAKFYQEEAYKRLNGCAKPDIDELVARLKEEGRDKQIQTEITKLKNTKRTDVPKQLAYTEGELFEQYIHDMKIVQQFAMLNRQAMMDEIIDGMSLHVKEQFTTIHNYIDTDNMILRKGAVSAQAGEVLLIPINMRDGSLICTGKGNPDWNYSAPHGAGRILSRSAAKAQLTLTEFKREMKGIYSTSVSSATIDESPMAYKSIDDIVNNIGDTCEIEDIIKPIYNFKAGEAEEHGRSRKR is encoded by the coding sequence ATGTTTGAATTAAACGGAAAGTACGGCACCGCAAAGGTATTCACCGATATATGCGATGAAACTGCCGTATCACAAATAATAGAACTTATGAACCAGCCCATGTCCGAGGGACAGAGGGTGCGCATAATGCCCGATGTCCATGCGGGTGCGGGTTGTACCGTGGGTACTACCATGACCATAACCGACAAGGCTGTGCCGAATCTTGTGGGTGTGGATATCGGATGCGGTATGGAAACAGTTAAGCTGAAAGAGAAGCACATCGAAGTTCAGCAGCTGGATAAGCTGATATACCGCGAGATACCCTCGGGGTTCGATATACGGAAGAAGCCTCACCGCTTCAATAACAAGATAGACCTGACCGAACTTTACTGCTACGATCATATAGATCACGATAAGGCGATACACAGCCTTGGTTCTCTCGGGGGAGGAAATCACTTCATCGAAGCTGACAAGGGCAGTGACGGCGGGGTGTACATCGTTATACACTCTGGTTCACGTCATCTGGGGCTTGAAGTTGCAAAGTTCTATCAGGAGGAAGCATACAAGCGCCTGAACGGCTGTGCAAAGCCCGATATCGATGAACTTGTAGCCCGTCTGAAAGAAGAGGGCAGGGATAAGCAGATCCAGACCGAGATAACCAAGCTGAAAAACACCAAGCGCACTGATGTTCCAAAGCAGCTTGCATATACCGAGGGTGAACTTTTTGAGCAGTATATACATGATATGAAGATAGTTCAGCAGTTCGCCATGCTGAACCGTCAGGCGATGATGGACGAGATAATCGACGGAATGAGCCTGCACGTAAAGGAGCAGTTCACGACCATACACAACTACATCGATACGGATAATATGATACTGCGAAAGGGTGCAGTGTCGGCACAGGCGGGGGAAGTTCTGCTTATCCCCATAAATATGCGTGACGGCAGTCTTATCTGTACAGGCAAGGGAAATCCCGACTGGAATTATTCCGCACCCCACGGCGCGGGCAGGATACTGTCGCGTTCAGCGGCAAAAGCTCAGCTTACACTGACGGAGTTCAAGAGAGAAATGAAGGGCATATACAGCACTTCGGTAAGCTCCGCGACCATAGATGAAAGCCCGATGGCGTATAAGAGCATAGATGATATCGTGAATAATATAGGCGATACCTGTGAGATCGAGGATATCATCAAGCCGATATATAACTTCAAGGCAGGGGAAGCCGAGGAACATGGAAGATCGAGAAAGAGATAG